CTTCAGAAAGCTAATCAAGACCTCACGGGGCTGCGGCTGAAGAGATCCTGCGTGACACAGTCATGTGTGCTATTTCACGATTCAGACGATTCCATAATCCTCGCCGTGTAACTCGGGATCCTGTCAGCGCGCCGCTCCAGCAGGCCGGCTTGTTTATCTGCGGTAAGACGATCTCGCACCGTGAGCCCGCCTCGAACCGACACCCCTATTTCTGAACATCCAAAGGTCGGCAGGTGTCTATTTTCGGCCCAGAATCATTTGCAGCTCACCGACTCCTGGGACAGGTGCGCCTCTGAATCCCGCCGGCGCTCAAGACCGTGGCGGCTCGCCGCCGTGCGTCTCCTTCAGTGCCGTCACCACGGGGGAATCTGGCGGAGATTACTGGAGTCTCTCGCAGGCTTATTACCGGGTGTTGAGTGTTCGACATGCGCCCAAAATACTAATCGGGGCCGAGGCACGCCGGGCCCGATCGGAGCGGGGTTCAGGCCaaattacccacaatgcattcCTCATCGTATGCGGGACTTATTATAGACGCCCTGCCGGCAGCGAGAGAAACACGGCCCGCCGGTGCCTGGCGACGCCGGCCGGGCGGCGGCCGGTACAGTATTCACAGGTCGGGACTTAGCGACAGCTACACACCGAAACGCCGCGAGTCCAAAGTAAACGGCACCTCGGCTGCAAATAGCAACTCGTAAAACGCAGAATGCCTGTGCTGGAAAACGCCGGCCGCTTCCTGTTTGCCTGTTCGTTACAAGCTGCGAAAGACGGGGAAACGGCGCTTTCTGCCCCGGACGTCTCTTAAAGCGGCGAGCGGTATAAATAGAAGGAAAGTTTGTGTGACAGTAGAGATGAAGACGTCCCGGGGGAGACATTCCTAACACACTTGGAATGCTGGACTCTCGTTTAAATAGTTTGCTTGAGAATAAGAAGTCCTTTTTAACCCTTAGCTGCTCGCCAACATGACTGCTTAATAAAATAAGAGTTTTCTGATGGTTCAACATGAGGAGGAGTCCCGGAGCCGCTCACCTGTGATCAGATACTGGTACTTGTTGATGTCGAACTTGACGCCGCACAGGCTCTCGGAGGCGTCGGTGTAGATGTGCTGCACGTGCTGCACTTTGTCGAATCCTTTGTACATCTgtgaagacaggaggacagcggCTCGTGAGACCGGGAGCGGAAATCCCCGGCAGCTCCGGCGTCTTCTCAGAAAACGCCAGAAATGACGGAGCGCGCTGGTTTCATCAGATGACATTTCTCCAGAAATACCTCGGGGGAGAATCCGGCTCCGCTCTTAACCCAATCACAGATAACGCGGTTACGTTGCGTAACGGACCGCTCTGCCGCCGGACATTAGCTCCATTCACTCACGCCAGGTATGTGGAGCTTCAAGCCAATGTTTTCCACTTCTGCGAACtgcgtgtgtttttattttttttcccctccagtgTAATTTATTTGTCTGGAAACAACAGGAAATCCCTGTTTAGACGCGTCGCTGCCAGAGAAGCAGAACAAACCGGTACTGAAGCCTGGGGAACGCCGGAGGCGAGCGTCTCACAGGATCTGTTGAAGTTTGGAGGGAACGGGATTCTTCATGCgatacaaataaataacctGAGAGGTGCAAAGGCCACCTCTCACTCCGGGGATAATCCTTCCAGTGGTGACTGCTGTGCCTCAACAAGAGGCCACTTAATGCTTTTGTTCCGAAGCGGGGATGCGGCGCTCGACTGGCCAAGTGTTTACACTCGCAGCGAGGAGTCTGCCGGAGCTGTAATGCCCGTAAGCCGGCTAATCCTCCGGCCTGGCTCCCGTCCGAGCGGCGGAAACATGCAGCGTTATGTAAGAATATAGAGGAGGTGAAGAACGGCCTTCAGGCTGGATGTTGAGCAgctgagggggcggagtcaccGGCAGCCTCTTCAGCTCACAAAGGGACAGTGGTGTAGCGGTTAGCACTCCAGTTCAGCAGTTTTCCATCTCCAGAGCTACAGAAATGACTCTCCTACTTGATTCCAcgtgttctttttttgtaaactCCCTGTAACagactttgaggctaatgctagttagctagctttcattTCAGCATCGCCGGTGTCGCCACTggggtctcagtgttgttttggtgtgttttgtgtacAGGTGTATTCAGTACTCTGAATAAACCTGTTTAAAAGAGtagtttttctttgaaatgttttacagtttgcttggtggCCGGCcaaattggagcctcttgcaggccggtttttggcccacaggccttatgtttgacatccctgcttTTAGGCGTGATCTCAAACTGGGATTAGCATCACTTCATGTGTCCAGTAGGATCAGTGGAACGGTGCTCGTCACTCCTGACACCTCTCTGTCCGATGTCCCACTCGGGCTCTGAAGCCATGAAAAGGATTCTGGGAAGCGGCGTCCGACGCTCACCTTCATCTGCTTGACCGTGTAGCGCATCGTCCCGAAAGGTCCGTCCCTCAGGAGCTTCTTGCCCACCACTTTAGCTCGAATCACTGCGGAGAGAGAAGACGGTCACATTCCTCCTGACCTGTCAGGCAAGGCGCCGCCTCGGCCAGTAGGGGGCGTCggcaaacacccccccccccccccccgatacATGGCGTTTCAGAACCAGGTTGGCACCGCAGTTAAAAGTCCTGTTTGAAGCTGGATTGTTTTGATCTGCCTGTAATACGGTTCCCCTCCGTCTCCGTGTAGATAAGAACTCGGATAACCAGAGAACCGCTGCTGAGTTCTGCTGATTAAAGCGCCGTAACTCCGTCTCTGGAGGATGAGGAGATCTTATCAGGAGCCTCGTGTAAACGCCGCCGAGGCCACAGCTCCCGGGTTTATTCGGGTCCTGCAGAACCGGGTTTGTTTTCTCCGCCCGCTGGAATTTCCCGCCACGTTCTGCTCGCGTTCCCCGGAGGGAGCGGAGCTTCTCTGCTTTTTGACCGGTGGAAGAAACGAGTCATGTGGCGTCTCCGGGCAGGCTGCGTGTCTCCGGCCGTCCCACAACCGACAGCGGGGCTAAAAATACgagtcaaacaggaagcagatgcGGCGTGGCCGCCCAAAAGCGGCGACCCATCGTTTATGTTGGACGTGACGTCCCCCGTGTGAAcccagagtttatttaaatgcttccgaacatcttattttatttcaggagcagcagggccgCCTGTTTAACCCTGCTGACACGGTGCACAAgggagaagaaaataaatatgttcACGTATTAAAAATCAATATCTGGATAACGCCGGCCAAACAGGCACGGGAAGTTTCGCGTTTTCACTTCAGAACATGGATCTCAGTTCAGATCTTCTCTCTCCAGCAGCGCctgcattttgtattttttccacaATCTAGAGAAATTGGAACGATAATCACATCCACTCCAGCTGAACTGATGCTTTTCACACTGCCAGTTTGAGCTCTCTTTGCTTTTCCTTGAGCACTCAGACTAATTTTCTTCCACTTGAGGAACATTTCTCCCATTTTACAGCATTCAAACATCTTTAGATCCGTTTCCAGCTCTTGAAGGCATCTGCAGCCTTTTATGCGTCAGAACCTCAGATCTCAGCTCTAAACCCTCGGAGCTGTTATCAGGGTTCAGATGTTAGAATAATCCGGTTTCTGCCTGTCAGCCTGCTCGTCTGGTCTGCAGTCCGGTTTTATCCTGATGCCTTAATGAGTCTGATCACTTCTCTACTGAGTCGAGGTCGATCTTATAGATCAGCTCCAGCCGGGACAGAAGAAGACCTCATGCCAGCTGTCAGACCGACATCCTGCCTGCTCCGCAGAGCGCCGAGGGGCTTCTGTCCCGAACTCCCAGCTCTGAGCCGTCACTCACTAAACGTACCGAAGAAAGGAAAGGCCGAGCTCAGGTCACCTCGGGATGAACGCCTACAGTTCAGCGCTTCCCAGCCTCTCACAGCAGCACTTCATCCATTAATCTGCCAGCTCCTGTGATGTGAGCCCAGCAGTGCGATACGCTCCGCTAAACGCACCCGAATGCTGTTTGACAGGCGATCacagcagcagggcggcgccaTTACGCAGGAATGTGCCGATACACCGGGAGATTTCGGTTAAATACACTGCGGCTGTTATTTTCAAGCCTCGCCCCAAAACTGGACGGCCGCGGGGGACGGCTCGCCTCCAGATAGGACCCCGCTTGTTGGACGGCCGCCACTAATTGGCCGGCGATGGTGGCATCGCCCGGAGGAATGTGTGAAAGGCCTCAGCTgctcggacacacacacacacacacacacaccactgcagcgacctcctgacctccgcTGCACTCAGCATTTATATTTACGCACCGCCGCCTGCTCACGACAAACAGTCTTCATTACGAGTCTTTATCCAACCCACTTTCACGCCACGCTGAAGTtaaactgcaaataaaaatcTGTAAACGCTACAAGTGCTTCACCGGACCCAGTCTCTGCTGGCGCGTCTGAAGGTATGagtgttgccatggttaccgtGTCGTCTGCAGACGTTCATCACATGGATGAACAACTCGGCTCCACGTGACGGCTGGTGAATACGTTAGCATGAGTTTTTCGGGTATTTGAGTGTGATAGCTAGTAGCTAACATTCTTTCATATGCAGGGAAAAGGACGCTGAAACGTGTTGCTTATGTGTGATGTTTAGCGTTTTGTTGTACGGCTAAAAGAATTTTCAGTTAACAGCTAAACTTAGCTTcatattttagtgtttttctaTCAAGTCATTTCATCCGTTCCTTGTCAGGTCGTGGCCGAAACGTAACTTCGCTTTCCTCTCTggaagaaatgactgaaaatcagTTTCAATACTTCCACCTAGTGGTAAAAGTTGGAAGCTTGTTGTTGACTGTTTTTTGGATACAGTATTTAATGCTGTTTGGGGAaataaacagaacagatttAACTGTTGTTGCACAAGAGTAACCATGCTGATATATTTTGAGTTACTTGTAAAGTTAGATTGCCTCCCAGACGATATTCTTCTGGGATTTTGTAGTTTTGCAGTTGAGGATCACGTGTAATAGCAATCATTTGTTCATATTTCTAGTGTTTTATTCCTCTACGCTCccgtttcattacaaaaacgaCCAATAGCGCCGACTTGTGGCCTAATGGAGTGTTAAAAACGCGGCTCAGCAGTGAGACGTCGTCCATCTGAAGCCCATGTCTCCGTCTCACTCGGCCAGCGCCGTGACGCACAACAACTCGTCTTCTGCAGAGCATCTGACACACATTCTGAAGAGTGGGAGGCTTTTTCCCTGATCAGAGAGGTAACGGGGGTCTGACaggaaaggaagaggaagaatcCATTTTTCACTCTGCCTCTCTGGCCCCGAGCAGCAGATTACACAAGCGCCAATGCAAATGCTCCATCTGAAGGTGagcatgtaatttatttcagCCTACGTACAATGTGGCAAACTGCAGGCATGACGAGAatagcgctgtgtgtgtgtgtgtgtgtgtgtgagagtgtgtgtgagtgtgaaagagggagagaaagcaaGGCAGCAGGCCGGCGACTGTGATTTTAGTATGCAGCGAGTTGTCCAAGCTTGAGGAGGCGAGTGGGAGGACGAGGAATTCTCAGGATGACACACCGCCACGCTCGAAAATAAACACTGACACTGGATCTGCGCGGTGGGCCGCAGCGCCGGGCGGAAAACACCGGAGCAGAAACCCAGAACGTCCACGGCGGCGGGCGGGACGGCGCACGCAGCTGATTACTGTTATGAAAGTCCTGTGACGGGCCTCAGGGTCTCCTGCTGGCCGGCGTCCTCGCAGTTACTGTTTCaccaaactcctgtttactgaagaAACCGCTGCCACTTTCCTGACTTCTGCTTCCTCACACTTCCAGATTaaggagcatcttcctctagaGGCGGCACAGTAAcactcctcagctcctctgggaATCGGGCCATGGGAACGTTCAACCACCCGGCCGTTTTAAATGCTACCGTCAAGCCAGCAGACCTCAAAAATGCTACTTGTCTCGGCGGAAATTGGTGCCTTTTCGTGGTCTTTGGCCGAAGCATTTAAAGCTTCAGAGGAGCCGTGGCTGCCTCCTCCTCTAAATGAGGGAGGATCCGTGAGAACTCACCTGGCCTGGCATTATCTGAGCCTCCCTGCTTTGCATTGGCCTCGTTTACATGTTCATCCGTCTCACTCTTCCGCTCTTTACCTCTTCTTCTCAGGCTTGGCAACTATTTATATATTTAACCtgaaaaaaacctggaaaattTCCCCAAAACTGAAATACTACTTCACTTTGGACATCATTGTGTCAAGGTCAGTGAAGGTCAATGTGTCGTTTAAACAGAACCAGTTCAAAGTCGTCGCCCGTCGCTGGTCAGAGATCAGACATTTTAGCATCTCCTCATAattcagactgtcaggaaaagTGTGGAAGTCAGATTCAGCTTCTCCAATCAGGATTCGGTTATCATGTCTCACCTGCTGACCTGAGGATAGGGAGGACGGGGGTCGAGAGCTAAACGCTACACGGCTGAGAGCGGGCGACCTGCTGGATaacgccgccgctcgccgccctaaacctccctctgcttcctgtGGCCTGATTCCCAAACCCAAACCCGGCAGAGACGCGTATCGCGCTAATCCCCGGCAGCTAACCTGGTTCACAGCGCCAGTGTGTGGAGGTTTGTTCCCGTCACCTCGCAGCGCTCTGTGATATTAAATTTCAGGGTCAGAGCTTAATGCCGGGCCTCTAATCTCGCTTTGGAAAAACAAGCGCTGCTCACTTTCCCCCTGTGAATGGGCCGCTTTAACCAAGGACCTCATCGTGTCCCGCCCGGCCTGGGCGTAAGGCGGCGGCCGGGGTCGCCGCTCGGCGCTCAGGCTGAACTCGGAGGGTGATCAGAAGGAGCCAGAAACCAGACGTTCACGCTCCTAAACACTCTAATATGAATTTAGTCGAGTGAAGGGAGGCAGGCTGCAATAACCCAATTTCCAGCTCTTTAGCCTGATTGTGATTCATCCAGCGGAGAGCCTGCGGGTGATTATGGGTCAGGGCCAAGAAAACAAGAGCGAGGCGCTTTGAACTCCACTGCGGGTCTGAAATTGGGAAGATTCGGGCCGGCTGCCTTTGAAGTCGGCGGTGAGAATTACAGGGTTCTCCTCGCTTGTTGCATTAGCGTCGCAGCTTCGCGCGTTGTTGTTTTCCGCGACCCGACGAAAGCGTGAGCGTGGCCCTTGGGCTCAGCCGAGAGGAAAAGACATTCGGAGGGAGAACAAACTGGCGTTTGGTGAAACTGGACTCGTTCTCTTGACTGAAGTCAGTCGGCGACGCTCCGGCCTCGACCCCTCCGAGCATCCGGCCAGAGCTTCAGAACGGCGTCCTCAGAGGAGCCCGGCCCGAGTGGGACCGCGAGCTTTCAAAGGACACTTCATGCCTGGCCGGGACCCTGAAAATGGGATTTGCGGCGCCCGCAACTGATCACTACCCCCCCATTGAAATCAGTCCCAGATCCTCCGTTGGAAAGACGGAGCCGGTGCCAAAACCACGAACCATCCGagggactgaaggactgagAGGCGTCGCAGGAGTGACCCAGTCCCGCCGGGTCACTGGGCTGCAGAGTGCTGGAGGCGGGTGCACTGCCGTCCCAGAGTGCCCCTGTCCTGTTCCCTCAACCGTCTCTAAAAGCAGGACGCTCAGAAGCCTAACATCAatctgcagctccttcagatACGCCACAGAGGATTCACCAAAGCTAACGCGCTACGCGGAGAGGCTAGCGCCGCCAGGACAGGCTGGCTGCCGCCTCCAAGTTTCAGAAGCATGTCGAGTCTGTGAGTCTCACTGTTCCGGGAAAGAACGAAAGTAAATGAAGACAGTTTGAAGAGCGGGAAAGATGGTTCATTTTTTCATAACCTCATGTTCCTACTGCAAAGTCTCAGTCATATGGAAGATGGATTTCACCGATGTGTGGTCAATAACCAGAAGTAGCTGAAAACTGGAACGTCATGCAGGAAAATGCCTGCAGCTCCAAATCAATCCTGTTCACTTCATAGGGAAGGTCAGAGTTAGCCTAGCTGTGCATAAGTCGACTAAGGTTCAAAATCTTCCAAAGTGGAAACGAGGTGGAGGCGGCTAAAGCCACGCACGAGCGTCTGAAACGGTCCTGGCCAGCGTGTCGCTTCTCGTTTGACCCTGAAGGtcgagtgtgtccaggctgagCAGAAGTCACGCAGCTTAATTCAGCTGTGTGTTCAACTCAGGGTTATCGCTCTCAAGAGGATTTCGGAAAAATGGAACAATTTTTTCTTAGAAACGGTCATTTTTCCATCTTGACCATCAGCCTCTAGTGGTGAGTGGTGGTAGTGCAGCGTCAGTAGAGGTGACATCAGGGCTGTTGAGAGTTTCAGCAGGAACGAGTCCTGCCCTCCACACGGCGCGAGCCAATGCCagcacaccgtgtgtgtgtgtgtgtgtgtgtgtgtgtgtgtgtgtgtgtgcgcgctcacTTCACACTGAGAGATTATTGTTCGGCTGTGTGTCAGGGTTTTAGCGTGCCTCATGACGGTTCCACGTTTTGGGGTCAAATGATGCTGACACACAAAAAGCCTCTGCTGGAGAACAACTCCAGCGCCTGTCTGgaaacttctctctctctctcgctcacctAATCCTCAGGTTTGAAGCCGTGTTATCCAAAAACAGTGTTCAGGCCGGCCCGGCGTTCCAGTCTAATCAAGACCCGGAGTTCATATTATTCTGGGGCGCGGGAGAAGCTGGCGTGACAACATGCTGCTGAAACTCGGCGAGGCCCGGCATACCAGGCTGCCGGACGCCCAAATACCAGCGTCTGCACATAAATAAGCGGGATCTGAAGTATGCAGGCTGGCTGTGGGTCATTATCAACTGCTGCTGGTTCACAGGCCTCCTTCAGAGCACAGCCGTGCACGAAACGCCGCACTGTACCGCTGGAATTTAATGTcaagagagtaaaaaaaacaccaagtgTCCTTCAGTCTGCTGTCACAGCACAGCAGGCAGCCACAGCCTCAAAGCACAGATTTTGCATCTAATTTGCTgtaaacttcacacacacacacacacacacacacacacacacacacacacacacacacacacacacaattttcaTGTCTGCAGCAGGGAGTGAGGGTGATGATTAGAAGACATGCAGATCACTTTTCTCGGGTTTTAATTGCGCGTGACGCACCGTGATGTCCCCGGGTGACCagaataaaagagagagagagagagagattaccCGCGTCTTCTACGTTACAGGATGCAGCCTATAAATAAGCAGATTGCCGCCGGAGGGAAACACGGTGCGCGGCTCAGGGAGCGGGACAACAGGCTGCGTGCTCGTGCGTTTAGAATCCAGCCTGTTCCGTTTCTAACGGGCTCCGGGAGGAGGGTTGAGTTCCGAACGAGCCGGGGGGGCTCAGATTGTTGTTTTCAGTAACGTCTCAGCCGGAGCGCGTGCTCACCTATGTCGGAGTTGCAGAACGCGTCCTGCGGGTGCGTGAGGGCGCACGAGCAGCCCTCCGTCTGGCGGACCTGCAGGCTGCTGAAGACGAACAGCAGGCTGACCAGGCGCGGGCACGCCGACCGCATCGCTCCTTCTTCCCCGGGAAAGCTACTTCCCCACGCCGCTGGAATAACGTGATCCGGAGTCCGGGATCCGCGCTGCGTCTGCCGGACAGTCAAAGCTCCGAGTgtcgccgctccgctccggtccTCTCCTCCGCTCGAGCGCGTCCGTCTCTCGGTCCCGGACAGGCGCACAGCCGCACATATAGCGCGCCCCGGACGACGTCCACGCCCCCCTCCCGGtggccccctccctccccgcccccctccaccgCTGCGGCGCGCGGCAGCGCTGGAACCTCAGCACGCGCTTCGTCTTATTTTCCCAGAAGGACCAAATAAAacagggaaagagaaaaaacagactGTTGACTTTTTCATCTCATTTCCCCAAACAGAAGAATCAATAtgtggaaaagagagagagcagcacagCCAGGTgtccaacttttctttttatttaaattaaacacaataaagtgcagCGTCTTGACGGGAAACAGTTCagtaaagaagaaataaaagcacTCTGGACTTAGAGGTCTGCATGAAACACAGCCGGCAGGCGAGAACAGAGATCCTGAACCTTCATCACCGTTTCCACCAAGTCCAGTTTCACTGGAGCCGCGGTCGACCTGGTGTATGAACCGAAACTATTCATGAAGTTTCAGTTAAAACGTCTGATGGTAAATCAGCAGGTTTTTAGCTGTTTCTgttccttcaacctttttcttttgagacggttttgacattttagcagttttaaccGTTTTGGCCTCTTGTCAGGcagtttttttagtttgttttcctCAATTTTTCTTTTAGAGATCAAAGTCATTTAGGTGTTTGTAGGTTGTTTCAACGGGATTTTCCCCCCGTTTATTGTGGTTTTGACTATTTTCCCCTGTTTTACCCGTTTGACTTGTGTTTTTATAAAAGAGCCTTTTAACTAAGAGTTAAACatccttttttaaaataactttgtgttcacaaataaaatgaaaagtggGTTGCTTctttgcattattattattattatttaatttgctgGACCACATTAGAGCTGCTGCCTGGCCGGTTCTGACCCtcggaccttatgtttgactccTCTGGTTCAAGTTAGCCTCTTGGAGACCAGAGTCTCTCCTGGAGGCTGCTGAGTGTCGGAAATAGCTGTTTGACCACAGCCGTGTTGAGTTCGTGTTCAGATGCTGCTGTTTAACTCACTTCAGTGGCTTTTCAGCTcgttcagctttttttctgctAATTTCTCTCCACGTATGAAACGCAGCTGCGCTGCAGCGTATTTGCTCCTGAAGCCAGTGTTTCTTTTGGATTTATCAGCGTTAAAATCAGTGTTACGTTCCCACTGGGAGTCCAGTGATTGCAGAGCGAGGCCTGTTTCAGTTGTTAAATTGGATTTTAATGttataaaaggaaaaaatgtgacagaaacaGCATCTGAACTGTTAAATGACATTTGTGTTTCACAGTTTTATGCGTAAAAAAATCTCATAATTAAACGGCGGTTGCCGGTGAAGCGTTAGCCCAGCCGTTGGTCAGTCCTGCTCCTCCGTCTGGATGTGAAGCGTTTTTCGCGTTGTGCCGGTTCACCGGCGGAGCGCGTCGCTGACTCATCCCGACGCCTCCGTCATTAGACTGTAAAAACCGGATCCGGTCTGCAGCGGCGCCCCCCGCCCGGCGCCGTTACACAAGCCGAGAGCCGCGCTCTGCTCCGTCTCATAATAATTAATCAGTGGCGTAAAGCCGGGAGCACCTGTGGCTGCCCGGGCTGCTCAGGCTTCAGC
The sequence above is drawn from the Salarias fasciatus chromosome 17, fSalaFa1.1, whole genome shotgun sequence genome and encodes:
- the LOC115404038 gene encoding metalloproteinase inhibitor 3, which encodes MRSACPRLVSLLFVFSSLQVRQTEGCSCALTHPQDAFCNSDIVIRAKVVGKKLLRDGPFGTMRYTVKQMKMYKGFDKVQHVQHIYTDASESLCGVKFDINKYQYLITGRVYDGKVYTGLCNFNERWERLSLAQKKGINHRYQLGCGCRIKPCHYLPCFVTSKNECLWTDMLSHFGYPGYQSRHYACIQQKEGYCSWYRGLTSRDKTAINTTDP